One window of Mixophyes fleayi isolate aMixFle1 chromosome 3, aMixFle1.hap1, whole genome shotgun sequence genomic DNA carries:
- the LOC142143371 gene encoding serine/threonine-protein kinase pdik1l-like, producing MADDPCKYRLLREVGRGSYGVVYEALVEHTGLRVAVKRTRCSEPETVEMALQEFWALRSIQSQHRNVIRMEECLLQSGRGPASVQPICHRRLTDRRHLQLVESCLKGRRPCAEEEEESCRRPCAEEEESCRQQCAREESCRRPCAGEEPSYLWFITEYCDGGDLNDFLLGRAPHPRLHRVCMQQLAAAISFLHRNQIVHRDLKPENVLVSQGAAGPELKVADFGLSKVCQGNVNVNQYRFSSACGSDFYMAPEVFEGRYTAKADIFSLGILFWAMIEMVTFRDADTNKELLGIYICQGKNLISVGEALLDNPNLELPMPIKSKKSIPDEVCILLLNMLALNSKERLDAFELEKRIEQLCYGEKRQRSGA from the exons ATGGCTGATGATCCCTGCAAATACCGCCTTCTGCGGGAGGTGGGACGGGGCAGCTACGGCGTGGTGTACGAGGCTCTGGTGGAGCACACGGGCCTGCGGGTGGCGGTGAAGAGGACCCGCTGCAGCGAGCCGGAGACGGTGGAGATGGCGCTGCAGGAATTCTGGGCCCTGCGGAGCATCCAGAGCCAGCACCGGAACGTGATCCGGATGGAGGAGTGCCTGCTGCAGAGCGGCCGCGGCCCGGCCTCTGTCCAGCCCATCTGTCACCGGCGTCTGACCGACCGCCGCCACCTACAGCTGGTGGAGAGCTGCCTGAAGGGCCGGCGGCCGTgcgcggaggaggaggaggagtcctGCCGGCGGCCGTGCGCGGAGGAGGAGGAGTCCTGCCGGCAGCAGTGCGCGAGGGAGGAGTCCTGCCGGCGGCCGTGCGCAGGGGAGGAGCCCAGTTACCTGTGGTTCATCACCGAGTACTGCGATGGGGGGGACCTGAATGACTTCCTGCTGGGCCGGGCCCCGCACCCCCGGCTGCACCGCGTCTGTATGCAGcagctggccgccgccatctctTTCCTGCACCGCAACCAGATCGTGCACCGGGACCTGAAGCCCGAGAACGTGCTGGTGTCCCAGGGGGCGGCCGGGCCGGAGCTCAAG GTAGCAGATTTCGGCCTTAGTAAAGTCTGCCAGGGGAACGTAAACGTTAACCAATATCGCTTCTCGTCAGCCTGCGGCTCGGATTTCTACATGGCGCCAGAGGTGTTTGAAGGGCGTTATACAGCCAAAGCAGATATCTTTTCTCTTGGAATCCTGTTTTGGGCTATGATTGAAATGGTTACCTTCAGGGATGCAGATACAAACAAAGAGCTGCTTG GCATATACATCTGTCAAGGAAAGAACCTTATATCTGTGGGAGAAGCTCTTCTTGATAACCCCAACTTGGAGCTTCCGATGCCTATAAAGAGTAAGAAGTCTATTCCGGATGAAGTGTGCATTCTTCTATTGAACATGCTGGCCTTGAATTCAAAGGAGAGACTTGATGCATTTGAGCTAGAGAAACGCATTGAGCAATTATGTTACGGAGAGAAGCGACAGAGGTCTGGTGCTTAG